One genomic window of Sulfuricurvum sp. IAE1 includes the following:
- a CDS encoding type II secretion system protein has protein sequence MRQGEGFTLIELILVIVIVGVLSTLVIPRFGDLIDNSKIASELSTASSVQSAIDATHGEWITNGCMFTWGNEQNSSLLNSYGYPEAEAMGDALNPFKNLLKNAENGEWVRNDAFSPPRYYGPATGNKTEHTGIPNKPDGDDYWEYNSTTGVFKLIEP, from the coding sequence ATGCGCCAGGGGGAAGGCTTTACCCTAATAGAGCTGATTCTCGTCATCGTCATCGTCGGGGTCCTCTCGACGCTGGTGATTCCCCGTTTCGGGGATCTGATCGACAACTCGAAAATCGCTTCGGAGCTTTCGACCGCCTCTTCGGTCCAAAGCGCCATCGATGCGACGCACGGGGAATGGATCACCAACGGATGTATGTTTACGTGGGGGAACGAGCAGAACTCTTCGCTCCTCAACAGCTACGGCTACCCCGAAGCCGAGGCGATGGGGGATGCCCTCAACCCGTTCAAAAATCTGCTGAAAAATGCCGAAAACGGCGAGTGGGTCCGGAACGACGCATTCTCCCCTCCCCGCTATTACGGTCCCGCGACCGGGAACAAGACCGAGCACACCGGTATTCCCAACAAACCCGACGGTGACGATTACTGGGAATACAATTCGACGACGGGCGTCTTTAAACTGATCGAACCCTGA
- a CDS encoding type II secretion system protein, translating into MKRSAFTLIELIMVIVIIGVLAAVAIPQYLNLQQNAEVKGVIKTTIDTATSAINAAVNRVGLENDSEFTLSELVNVSGKGWSYDANDTNGTYNYITTEGTVATIRLNLADRSVQYLIDCDNFVDSVSQSKCLSDLNVSSVTGADLNKTVTY; encoded by the coding sequence ATGAAACGCAGTGCATTCACCCTCATCGAACTGATCATGGTCATCGTCATTATCGGGGTTTTGGCGGCCGTCGCTATCCCGCAGTATCTGAACCTTCAGCAAAACGCGGAAGTCAAAGGGGTGATTAAAACGACTATCGATACGGCGACCAGCGCCATCAATGCCGCGGTTAACCGCGTAGGGCTTGAAAACGACAGCGAATTCACCCTCTCCGAACTGGTCAACGTATCGGGCAAAGGGTGGTCGTACGACGCCAACGACACGAACGGAACCTACAATTACATTACTACCGAGGGAACCGTCGCGACGATCCGTCTCAACCTCGCCGACCGCAGCGTCCAGTACCTGATCGACTGCGACAATTTCGTCGATTCGGTCAGTCAATCGAAATGTCTGAGCGACCTCAACGTCAGCTCCGTCACGGGTGCCGATCTGAACAAAACCGTCACTTACTAA
- the leuA gene encoding 2-isopropylmalate synthase, which translates to MKHIQTGKYRPYPQVDLPNRVWPTKTITRAPIWCSVDLRDGNQALVTPMNLDQKLELFTLLLKLGFKNIEVGFPSASKVEFDFLRTLVDQKLIPDDVTIQVLVQAREHLIDKTFEALAGVKKAIVHLYNSTSVAQRKIVFGKEQDDIIALALEGVDMVKARAQKHDGEIMLEYSPESFTGTELEFAARICNAVIERWGVNENRKVIINLPATVEMATPNVYADQVEWMGRHLIHREHVLISTHTHNDRGTSVAATELALLAGADRVEGTLLANGERTGNVDIITLALNMYTQGIDPELDFSDLDTVVRTVERCTDIETHVRHPYVGELVYTAFSGSHQDAINKGLAYQRTKHDAFWEVPYLPIDPQDVGRNYEGIIRINSQSGKGGVAYVLEDKFGYSLPKKMHPEIGRIVQHVTDEAGRELSSEEIFGIFEKTYFGEPHDIEFLDYSVISESAKDKLVKCVLEYSHNGKTIRSEGQGNGPIDACKNALMVEYSHPFKILSYSEHSHGELSSAEAIAYIEIQTEKLESFFGVGRDSDITVASIKAMFSALNRAFS; encoded by the coding sequence ATGAAACACATACAGACGGGCAAATACCGCCCTTATCCCCAAGTCGATTTGCCGAACCGCGTTTGGCCAACCAAAACCATCACCCGCGCTCCCATCTGGTGCAGTGTCGATCTTCGCGACGGAAACCAGGCGCTCGTGACGCCGATGAATTTGGATCAGAAACTTGAACTCTTCACCCTATTGCTGAAACTGGGATTTAAAAACATCGAAGTGGGATTTCCTTCCGCGTCGAAGGTCGAATTCGACTTTTTGCGCACCCTCGTCGATCAGAAACTGATTCCCGATGACGTCACCATCCAGGTCCTCGTCCAGGCGCGCGAGCATCTGATCGATAAAACCTTCGAGGCGCTCGCAGGGGTCAAAAAAGCGATCGTCCACCTTTACAACTCGACGTCGGTCGCACAGCGCAAGATCGTGTTCGGCAAAGAGCAAGACGACATCATCGCACTCGCCCTTGAGGGGGTCGACATGGTCAAGGCACGGGCGCAAAAACACGACGGCGAGATCATGCTCGAATACTCCCCCGAGAGTTTTACGGGGACCGAGCTTGAATTCGCCGCGCGGATCTGCAACGCCGTGATCGAGCGGTGGGGAGTGAACGAAAACCGCAAGGTGATTATCAACCTCCCCGCGACGGTAGAGATGGCGACGCCGAACGTCTATGCCGACCAGGTGGAGTGGATGGGGCGCCATTTGATCCACCGCGAGCACGTGTTGATTTCGACCCACACGCACAACGACCGGGGGACCTCGGTCGCCGCCACTGAGCTCGCACTTCTCGCGGGTGCCGACCGGGTCGAGGGGACGTTGCTGGCCAACGGCGAGCGGACGGGGAACGTCGACATCATCACCCTCGCGCTCAACATGTACACGCAGGGGATCGATCCGGAGCTTGATTTTAGCGATCTCGATACCGTCGTCCGCACCGTCGAGCGGTGTACCGACATCGAAACCCATGTCCGTCACCCCTATGTCGGGGAACTCGTCTACACGGCGTTTTCGGGATCGCACCAGGATGCGATCAACAAGGGTCTTGCGTATCAGCGGACCAAGCATGACGCGTTCTGGGAAGTGCCCTACCTTCCGATCGATCCCCAGGATGTGGGGCGCAACTACGAGGGGATCATCCGGATCAATTCCCAGTCGGGTAAAGGGGGCGTAGCCTATGTCCTGGAGGACAAGTTCGGCTATTCGCTCCCCAAAAAGATGCACCCCGAGATCGGCCGGATCGTCCAGCACGTCACCGATGAAGCGGGGCGGGAACTTTCGTCTGAGGAGATTTTCGGGATTTTCGAAAAAACCTATTTCGGCGAACCGCACGACATCGAATTCCTCGATTATTCGGTTATCAGCGAGAGCGCGAAAGACAAGCTGGTTAAATGCGTCCTCGAGTACAGCCACAACGGCAAAACGATCCGGAGCGAAGGGCAGGGGAACGGCCCGATCGATGCGTGCAAAAACGCGCTGATGGTTGAATATTCCCACCCGTTCAAAATCCTCTCCTACTCTGAGCATTCGCACGGGGAACTCTCCAGCGCCGAGGCGATCGCCTACATCGAGATCCAGACGGAGAAACTCGAGAGTTTCTTCGGCGTGGGGCGCGACAGCGACATCACCGTTGCCTCCATTAAAGCGATGTTCAGCGCTCTCAACCGGGCGTTTTCATAA